Proteins co-encoded in one Waddlia chondrophila WSU 86-1044 genomic window:
- a CDS encoding SUMF1/EgtB/PvdO family nonheme iron enzyme — protein sequence MSRIAYLIASSFFASAFLAAEHPACNHQRSAFHYSKELGLSGQLRIVEDIVILKDGTLLQGEIGELPVLKFPLGKIHLPVEQVEAFISDKGGLFKLRTRKNELYIGNVEQKHLFFKGSRTVIDLGEVDVVLFKPRDLVDSLSDQMLAVGEDFDLNALNEIPDDLDEENEIEFISLSKEVKPVDEAKGLLALRRCQKCSLKPAPDRVPYIDFPIKDAPEEEEKEGVIEVPELQDPPENPVVRVNACKIQTESVPRVYDGLVYVDAARVGETGFYIRPKKVTNREYKQFVDAINYRTPIHWLGGAIPSGMEDDPVVNVTYRDAFLYSVWAGKRLPSQEDLSIATELNVILTDKGDQSAEWTATPTMQSVKSPQSSDSVKIGQSFFPSHEVFSRNRIISMNNDDANSCTGFRTALDAH from the coding sequence ATGAGTAGAATAGCATATCTTATCGCATCTTCATTTTTTGCATCGGCCTTCTTAGCAGCAGAGCATCCTGCTTGCAATCATCAACGCTCTGCTTTTCATTATTCGAAAGAGCTTGGATTAAGCGGACAGCTTCGCATTGTGGAAGATATCGTCATTCTTAAAGATGGTACCTTGCTTCAAGGAGAGATCGGGGAATTACCGGTTTTAAAGTTTCCACTTGGAAAAATTCACTTGCCTGTGGAGCAGGTAGAAGCGTTCATTTCAGATAAGGGCGGCTTATTTAAACTGCGGACGAGAAAGAATGAACTCTATATTGGAAATGTTGAGCAAAAGCATCTTTTTTTTAAAGGGTCGCGCACTGTGATCGATTTGGGAGAAGTTGACGTTGTTTTATTTAAGCCAAGAGATTTAGTAGATTCGCTTTCCGATCAGATGCTTGCTGTAGGCGAGGATTTTGACTTGAATGCATTGAACGAGATACCGGATGATCTTGATGAAGAAAATGAAATCGAATTTATCTCTTTAAGTAAGGAAGTGAAGCCGGTTGACGAGGCCAAGGGGTTGCTTGCATTGAGAAGATGTCAAAAATGTTCTTTGAAACCGGCTCCCGATCGCGTGCCGTATATTGACTTTCCTATAAAGGATGCGCCGGAGGAAGAAGAAAAAGAAGGGGTTATAGAGGTTCCAGAGCTGCAAGATCCTCCCGAGAATCCAGTCGTTCGTGTCAATGCTTGCAAGATTCAAACGGAATCGGTTCCCCGTGTCTATGATGGGCTTGTGTATGTGGATGCTGCACGCGTTGGCGAGACAGGATTTTATATCAGGCCTAAAAAAGTAACCAATCGCGAGTATAAACAATTTGTTGATGCGATCAATTACCGCACGCCCATTCACTGGCTAGGAGGGGCGATTCCATCCGGTATGGAAGACGATCCGGTTGTGAATGTCACCTATCGAGATGCTTTCCTCTATTCAGTGTGGGCGGGAAAAAGACTCCCTTCTCAAGAAGATTTGAGTATTGCTACTGAGTTAAATGTTATTTTAACAGACAAGGGCGATCAATCAGCGGAGTGGACCGCAACGCCGACTATGCAGTCGGTGAAATCTCCTCAGAGCAGCGATTCGGTTAAAATAGGCCAGTCATTTTTTCCTTCTCACGAAGTGTTCAGCCGCAACCGCATCATTTCCATGAATAATGATGATGCAAACAGTTGCACAGGTTTTCGCACGGCTCTTGATGCTCATTAA
- the uvrA gene encoding excinuclease ABC subunit UvrA gives MINRKIILKKVRIHNLKSVDLELDANELIVFSGVSGSGKSSLAFDTIYTEGQRRYVESLSTFARRQLGEMAKPEMESASGISPTISIEQKTAGKNPRSTVGTLTEVHDYLRVLYARIGDPHCPVSGERVSPQSRERIIKTVQGLPEKTRLIILSPFAKGKKGEFKEDFQELLRKGFMRARVDGEIVNLSDEITLDGNVAHDIDVVIDRIEVNESNHSRIAESLTAALNLGEGICSVLDAKTEEETLFSMHAFSPKSGLSYSSLEPHDFSFNSPHGMCSRCHGLGQIVEFDLDKVINPDLSISEDCCSVASSYQTVKFGNIYDNLAELYGFDVTAPWKTLPDEAKNVFLYGTKKKWTRMRFVHPVTGIIWMDHIRWRGVLHEAHQRYTEAKSESYRKKMQKLLKEQVCPECRGERLKPYPAATLLKGKKISEINAMTIRECAAFFETLSLSKQELLIADELLKEIQERLHFLIEVGLHYLTLERTAPTLSGGEAQRVRLASQIGCGLVGVTYILDEPSIGLHPRDNLRLIRTLKHLRDIGNTVIVVEHDEETLWEADRIVDIGPGAGDRGGEVLVNGTHKELLECKRSLTAKYLSGELEIQVPAKTRKPSDASISIKGANHHNLKNINVKFPLGVMIAVTGVSGSGKSSLITETLYPALANHLHQAEHPVGAHQKIEGIEEIDKVIAIDQSPIGRNPRSNPATYIKVFDEIRDLFTQLPESLARGYKPGRFSFNVKEGSCTQCGGMGMVKIDMDFMEDAWIECGECRGRRFDPETLSVYFKGKTIYDILEMEVGEALEHFQNIPSIKKKLQTLKQVGMEYIKLGQSSTTLSGGEAQRIKLAKELSRPSTGNTFYILDEPTTGLHFHDIKQLLEVLHALVDKGNTVLVIEHNMDIVKTADWIIDIGPEGGAGGGKVVASGPPQKIAKLPTPTGVAVYAALHPKRKEQVSSALKKAKESGKKRKEREAAAIHSITIESAEQNNLKRVSVKIPREKLTVCTGPSGSGKSSLAFDTVYAEGQRRYIESLSPYARQFVKQSPKPKVGKVEGLSPAIAIEQKAHAGNPRSTIGTMTEIYDYLRVLWARIGVPHCPETGEKIRSISKEYVVDQVMSWNEGEKIQVLAPIELRKNEKFEDIVERHQKQGFVRVRLNDHYFPLEDSALLQAFDKKRKNSLLLVIDRLVINSSIRHRLFEAIETASNIGQKKLIIVRKDKDIAFNLAFAVPSTGKSYPEITPHSFAFNTQEGMCHDCTGLGIQYGANLARQKELMLFSTIHLLNTLWQEKGNLEAAHHLEIILKQENIDPYSPLNELSEKQLHLIFNGSPDDVWYDSPYGFRFRWIGINHVLAKAGKSGKSDLRSPLIPLLDEMTCMSCKGSRLNPLARNVTINELSISDFCALPIDQTLLFIKKINISAAESQLMEEVFTQLNHRLRFLNEVGLGYLSLNRKAPTLSGGETQRIRLARQLGSGLTGVLYVLDEPTIGLHPYDNDQLNHALSQLKTLGNTLLMVEHDPQTIQIADYILDFGPKSGEHGGHIIAQGTYKQILRNKHSLSGKYLSGKEAIPLPQKRRTPKKGWLSIKNACAHNLKNLSLEIPIGTLSCLTGVSGSGKSTLLQKVIQPAVEQGLLTHNVVEFPKIGAVKGIDHFDKLIVIDQNPIGHTSRSDVCTYVDVLTRIREFFAALPAAKAKGLMPRHFSYNHRKGMCSNCWGMGYKKVEMHFLPPVRIQCDQCHGLRLNPLSLEVMYKGKNLGQYLEMTVEDARIVFENHPRIARILDTLISVGLGYLRLGQEMASLSGGEAQRIKLSRELAKRSTGKTLYLLDEPTTGLHQDDIQKLLKVLHTLVDKGNTAIVIEHHLDFIKNADYVADLGPGAGASGGDLIFAGSPEGLAACKRSKTAGYLVGLEEVKAPREKLHLS, from the coding sequence GTGATTAATCGTAAAATAATTTTAAAAAAGGTTCGCATCCATAACTTAAAATCCGTCGATCTGGAGCTCGACGCAAATGAGCTGATCGTTTTCTCTGGGGTTTCCGGATCGGGAAAATCCTCGCTAGCCTTCGATACGATTTACACAGAGGGACAAAGAAGATATGTTGAGTCACTTTCTACATTTGCCAGGCGTCAACTTGGAGAAATGGCCAAGCCGGAAATGGAAAGCGCCTCCGGGATTTCACCGACTATTTCCATCGAACAGAAAACCGCAGGAAAAAATCCCCGCTCCACCGTAGGAACTCTCACGGAAGTGCACGACTACCTTCGCGTTTTATACGCAAGAATCGGCGATCCTCATTGTCCGGTCAGCGGCGAGCGCGTTTCCCCTCAGAGCAGGGAACGGATCATCAAAACAGTGCAGGGCCTGCCTGAGAAAACGCGGTTGATCATCCTCTCCCCTTTCGCAAAAGGAAAAAAGGGAGAATTTAAAGAAGACTTCCAAGAACTTTTGCGCAAAGGATTTATGCGCGCACGGGTCGACGGGGAGATTGTGAATCTTTCGGACGAAATCACTTTGGATGGAAACGTTGCCCACGATATCGATGTGGTGATCGACAGGATTGAAGTGAACGAATCAAATCACTCCCGCATCGCGGAATCTCTGACAGCCGCGCTCAACCTCGGAGAAGGAATTTGCAGTGTTTTAGACGCAAAAACCGAAGAAGAAACACTTTTCTCTATGCACGCTTTTTCTCCGAAGTCAGGCCTCTCCTACTCCTCCCTTGAACCGCACGACTTTTCCTTCAACAGTCCCCATGGAATGTGCAGCCGATGCCATGGCCTTGGACAGATCGTTGAATTCGACCTGGACAAGGTGATCAATCCTGATCTCAGCATTAGTGAAGATTGCTGCTCTGTCGCAAGTTCTTATCAAACTGTCAAATTTGGCAACATCTACGACAACTTAGCTGAGCTATACGGATTTGATGTGACGGCCCCTTGGAAGACATTGCCCGATGAGGCAAAAAACGTTTTTCTTTACGGCACGAAAAAAAAGTGGACGCGCATGCGTTTCGTTCACCCCGTGACAGGTATTATATGGATGGATCACATCCGCTGGCGCGGGGTTCTGCACGAGGCGCATCAAAGGTATACGGAAGCAAAAAGTGAAAGCTACAGAAAAAAAATGCAGAAGCTGCTTAAAGAGCAGGTCTGCCCTGAATGCCGGGGAGAAAGACTTAAACCCTACCCAGCTGCCACCTTGTTAAAAGGAAAAAAGATTTCAGAAATCAATGCGATGACAATCCGCGAATGCGCCGCTTTTTTCGAAACACTCTCCCTTTCAAAGCAAGAACTTTTAATCGCAGACGAACTGCTCAAAGAAATTCAAGAGCGGCTCCATTTCCTCATCGAAGTCGGCCTTCATTATTTGACTCTCGAAAGGACAGCGCCTACTCTTTCCGGAGGTGAAGCACAGCGTGTAAGGCTCGCTTCCCAAATCGGATGCGGGCTCGTCGGAGTCACATACATTTTGGACGAGCCTTCGATCGGCCTCCATCCCAGGGACAATTTGCGGCTCATCCGCACGCTCAAACACCTGCGCGATATCGGAAACACGGTCATCGTCGTCGAACATGACGAAGAAACATTATGGGAAGCGGACAGAATTGTCGATATCGGCCCGGGAGCCGGAGACAGGGGGGGAGAAGTTCTCGTTAATGGCACGCATAAAGAGCTTTTGGAATGCAAGCGCTCTTTGACTGCTAAATATCTCTCGGGCGAGTTAGAAATTCAGGTGCCAGCCAAAACAAGAAAACCTTCAGATGCTTCTATCTCAATCAAAGGCGCCAATCATCACAACCTGAAAAACATCAATGTCAAATTCCCTCTTGGAGTCATGATCGCAGTTACTGGTGTTTCCGGATCGGGAAAATCCTCCTTAATCACAGAAACGCTTTATCCGGCTCTTGCCAATCATCTCCATCAGGCCGAGCATCCCGTCGGAGCTCATCAAAAGATTGAAGGGATTGAGGAAATTGATAAAGTGATCGCAATCGATCAATCACCAATCGGCCGCAACCCCCGTTCTAACCCTGCAACCTACATTAAGGTCTTTGATGAGATCAGGGATCTGTTTACGCAGCTTCCTGAAAGCCTGGCACGAGGATACAAGCCGGGCAGATTCAGCTTTAACGTTAAAGAGGGATCGTGCACCCAGTGCGGAGGCATGGGGATGGTTAAAATCGATATGGATTTTATGGAAGATGCCTGGATCGAATGCGGAGAATGCCGTGGACGCCGATTCGATCCGGAAACCTTATCGGTCTATTTTAAAGGGAAAACGATTTACGACATTCTTGAAATGGAAGTGGGAGAAGCGTTGGAACACTTTCAAAACATCCCCTCGATTAAAAAGAAGCTGCAAACACTTAAGCAAGTGGGAATGGAATACATCAAGCTAGGGCAGTCTTCAACAACCTTGTCCGGAGGGGAAGCACAAAGGATTAAGCTGGCAAAAGAGCTTTCCCGTCCCTCTACCGGCAACACCTTTTACATCCTTGATGAGCCAACCACTGGCCTTCATTTTCACGATATCAAGCAGCTTCTTGAAGTTCTGCACGCTCTCGTTGACAAAGGCAATACCGTACTGGTTATCGAACATAATATGGATATCGTCAAAACTGCCGACTGGATCATCGACATCGGTCCGGAAGGAGGGGCCGGCGGAGGGAAAGTCGTTGCCAGCGGACCTCCTCAAAAAATCGCCAAGCTCCCCACTCCAACAGGAGTTGCCGTCTATGCAGCCCTCCATCCGAAAAGAAAAGAGCAAGTTTCCTCCGCGCTGAAAAAAGCTAAAGAATCGGGCAAAAAGCGAAAAGAGCGGGAGGCAGCAGCCATTCATTCAATCACAATCGAAAGCGCTGAACAAAACAACCTAAAACGCGTTTCCGTAAAAATTCCCAGAGAAAAGCTTACCGTCTGTACAGGCCCTTCCGGATCGGGAAAAAGTTCCCTCGCCTTCGATACCGTGTACGCGGAAGGCCAGCGCCGTTATATTGAATCCCTTTCCCCTTATGCCAGGCAATTCGTCAAACAATCTCCAAAACCTAAAGTCGGAAAAGTTGAAGGGCTTTCACCAGCTATCGCAATCGAGCAAAAAGCGCATGCAGGAAACCCTCGATCAACCATAGGTACGATGACTGAAATCTATGATTATCTGCGCGTACTTTGGGCCAGGATAGGCGTTCCCCACTGTCCGGAGACAGGAGAAAAAATCCGCTCAATCAGCAAAGAGTATGTTGTCGATCAAGTCATGAGCTGGAATGAGGGAGAGAAAATCCAGGTCCTTGCACCTATCGAGCTTAGAAAAAACGAAAAATTCGAAGATATCGTTGAGCGGCATCAAAAGCAAGGCTTTGTGAGAGTTAGGCTAAACGACCACTATTTTCCATTGGAAGACAGTGCTTTGCTGCAAGCATTCGACAAGAAACGAAAAAACAGCCTGCTTCTTGTTATCGACAGATTGGTCATCAATTCCTCAATTCGCCACCGCCTTTTCGAAGCGATTGAAACAGCTTCCAACATCGGTCAAAAAAAACTGATCATCGTCAGAAAAGACAAAGACATTGCCTTCAATTTAGCCTTTGCCGTTCCCAGCACCGGAAAATCCTATCCTGAAATCACCCCTCACAGCTTTGCCTTCAATACCCAAGAAGGGATGTGCCACGACTGCACAGGGCTCGGGATTCAATACGGCGCAAACCTGGCCAGGCAAAAAGAGTTGATGCTGTTTTCAACGATTCATCTTCTCAATACTCTATGGCAGGAAAAAGGAAACCTGGAGGCAGCCCATCACTTGGAAATCATTCTCAAACAGGAAAACATCGACCCGTACTCTCCCCTGAATGAGCTGAGCGAAAAGCAGCTGCATTTAATTTTCAACGGGTCTCCGGATGATGTCTGGTATGATAGCCCTTATGGATTCCGTTTTCGCTGGATCGGAATCAATCACGTCTTAGCCAAAGCGGGTAAAAGCGGAAAATCAGACCTTCGCTCTCCTCTCATCCCTCTTTTAGACGAGATGACCTGTATGTCCTGCAAAGGAAGCCGATTGAATCCTCTGGCACGAAATGTGACAATTAATGAACTTTCAATCAGTGACTTTTGCGCCCTTCCGATTGATCAAACTCTTTTATTCATCAAAAAAATCAACATTTCCGCCGCCGAAAGTCAATTAATGGAAGAAGTGTTCACACAGCTGAATCATCGGCTGCGTTTTCTTAACGAAGTGGGCCTGGGTTATCTCTCTCTTAACCGTAAAGCGCCTACCCTTTCAGGAGGGGAGACTCAGCGCATCCGTTTGGCAAGGCAGCTTGGCAGCGGTCTCACCGGCGTGCTATATGTTTTGGACGAGCCAACGATTGGCCTCCACCCTTACGACAATGACCAACTGAATCATGCCCTATCCCAGCTGAAAACATTGGGGAACACTTTACTGATGGTAGAGCACGATCCGCAAACAATTCAGATTGCCGATTATATTCTAGACTTCGGCCCTAAATCCGGTGAACATGGAGGGCATATCATTGCCCAAGGAACCTATAAGCAGATCTTGCGCAACAAACACTCTTTATCGGGAAAATACCTTAGCGGAAAAGAGGCGATACCGCTTCCGCAAAAAAGACGCACACCAAAAAAAGGCTGGTTATCAATTAAAAATGCCTGCGCGCACAACCTGAAAAATCTCTCTTTGGAAATCCCTATAGGAACATTGTCCTGTTTGACAGGAGTTTCCGGATCAGGAAAATCCACACTCTTGCAAAAAGTCATTCAGCCTGCGGTAGAACAGGGTTTATTGACTCACAACGTTGTCGAATTCCCTAAAATAGGAGCTGTGAAAGGGATCGATCATTTTGACAAACTGATCGTTATTGATCAAAATCCCATTGGACACACCTCTAGATCCGATGTCTGCACTTATGTCGATGTGCTCACCCGCATCCGAGAGTTTTTCGCCGCTCTTCCCGCTGCTAAAGCCAAAGGGTTGATGCCGCGCCACTTCAGTTACAATCATCGCAAAGGAATGTGCTCTAATTGCTGGGGAATGGGATATAAAAAAGTGGAAATGCACTTTCTTCCTCCTGTAAGGATCCAATGCGACCAGTGCCACGGTTTGCGGCTGAATCCTTTAAGTTTGGAAGTGATGTATAAAGGAAAAAATCTAGGGCAATACCTGGAAATGACTGTAGAGGATGCTAGAATCGTCTTTGAAAACCACCCCCGCATTGCAAGGATTTTAGACACTCTGATTTCTGTCGGTCTTGGATACCTTCGGCTTGGCCAGGAAATGGCCTCTCTTTCCGGCGGTGAAGCTCAACGGATCAAACTCTCAAGAGAACTCGCAAAACGTTCAACAGGCAAAACGCTCTATCTTCTTGACGAACCCACGACAGGACTGCATCAAGACGATATCCAGAAACTTTTGAAAGTCTTGCACACTCTTGTCGACAAGGGAAACACGGCTATCGTCATCGAGCATCATCTCGACTTCATTAAGAATGCTGATTATGTTGCCGATCTCGGTCCGGGAGCCGGCGCTTCAGGCGGAGATCTGATCTTTGCAGGCAGTCCCGAAGGATTGGCAGCTTGCAAACGTTCAAAAACTGCAGGTTACTTAGTCGGTCTTGAAGAAGTAAAGGCTCCGAGGGAAAAATTGCATCTCTCCTGA
- the glpK gene encoding glycerol kinase GlpK: MKYIMTLDQGTTGIKVCLYDKQGQAVAKSTKNIEQIFPKPGWVEHCPKQLWESTLPLADQTLAQAKTSWNEIAAIGITNQRETTILWDEKTGIPLYNAIVWQCRRTAFLCEQLKNAGHEARIREKTGLVLDPYFSATKIRWILDHAKNIPTTTKFGTVDSWIIWNLSGKTTHVTDPTNASRTLLFNIHSKQWDDELLNLFKIGKEILPKVKTCRFAMTDSHLTGGVSIPIAGVAGDQQSALFGQKCWKTGEAKSTYGTGIFIVMNEGKQLSDTPKGLLATLAYNGQREMCYATEGSIFMAGATLEWLKNKLQIIKSPQEADQLASSIPDNGGVYLIPAMAGLGAPQWNPEARGIISGLTQGSGRAQIARAALEAMAYQTRDVFEEMSRPVSKLKVDGGVTKSNFLMQFLADQLSISVIRSKDTDLTSRGAGYLAGLNVGFWESCEEILSLNEESEEVTPSLQNGEENYRLWKRAFSAIDG; this comes from the coding sequence ATGAAGTACATTATGACTCTTGACCAAGGCACAACCGGAATCAAAGTTTGTTTGTACGACAAGCAGGGACAAGCCGTTGCTAAAAGTACAAAAAACATTGAACAAATCTTTCCCAAACCGGGCTGGGTTGAGCATTGCCCTAAACAGCTTTGGGAGTCAACCCTTCCGCTAGCCGATCAAACCTTGGCACAAGCTAAAACGAGCTGGAATGAGATCGCTGCTATTGGAATCACAAATCAAAGGGAAACAACGATTCTTTGGGACGAAAAAACAGGCATTCCTCTTTATAACGCAATTGTCTGGCAATGCCGTCGGACCGCTTTTCTTTGCGAACAGTTAAAAAACGCCGGGCATGAAGCACGAATTCGAGAAAAAACTGGATTAGTGCTCGACCCTTATTTTTCTGCTACAAAAATCCGATGGATTCTCGATCACGCAAAAAACATTCCAACAACGACCAAATTTGGAACCGTTGATAGCTGGATCATTTGGAATCTGAGTGGAAAAACAACACATGTGACCGATCCGACAAACGCTTCCCGCACCCTGCTATTCAATATTCATTCCAAGCAATGGGACGACGAACTCCTTAACCTCTTCAAGATCGGCAAAGAGATCCTGCCTAAAGTAAAAACGTGCAGATTCGCCATGACAGATTCTCACTTAACCGGAGGAGTTTCCATTCCTATCGCCGGCGTTGCAGGAGACCAACAGTCTGCATTGTTCGGACAGAAATGCTGGAAAACGGGTGAAGCAAAAAGCACTTACGGTACAGGAATCTTTATCGTCATGAACGAAGGGAAGCAGCTGTCCGATACTCCAAAAGGACTTCTGGCAACATTGGCATACAATGGCCAGAGAGAAATGTGTTACGCAACCGAAGGGTCGATTTTCATGGCGGGTGCCACTCTTGAGTGGCTTAAGAACAAACTGCAAATCATCAAATCTCCGCAAGAAGCCGATCAACTAGCTTCATCCATCCCCGATAATGGCGGCGTCTATTTAATCCCTGCAATGGCTGGTCTGGGAGCCCCTCAATGGAATCCTGAAGCGCGAGGAATAATCAGCGGTCTGACGCAAGGATCTGGCAGGGCGCAAATCGCGCGTGCAGCGCTTGAGGCGATGGCCTACCAGACACGTGATGTTTTTGAGGAGATGAGCCGCCCTGTTTCCAAACTTAAAGTTGACGGCGGAGTCACTAAGTCAAATTTCCTGATGCAGTTTTTGGCAGATCAGTTGAGCATCTCGGTGATTAGATCAAAAGACACCGATCTCACATCCCGCGGCGCCGGATATCTTGCAGGTTTGAACGTTGGGTTTTGGGAATCCTGCGAAGAGATCCTTTCGTTAAACGAAGAAAGCGAAGAGGTTACCCCCTCCCTTCAAAACGGCGAAGAAAACTACCGTTTATGGAAACGTGCCTTCTCAGCAATAGACGGATAG
- a CDS encoding Kdo hydroxylase family protein yields the protein MNIVETIDLETLDQNIPETIKERSIQKLENGSILLYPHLKFGLEEQEKEFLTPEVLKPGTKNISYQIQTDSLSGLQLSGEAGERLRQMIKRYAETSRKLIQKVFPTYIDHIEMGRTSYRPVEAEGRQTSSRKDDTLLHVDAFPSSPVRGSRILRVFANINPSQIPRVWKVGEPFEDVIRQMAPRVKKPFTPIFPLMKWVGITKSLRSPYDHYMLNIHDSMKKDQSYQNTCPQQVVQLPAGSTWMVYTDQVPHAVLSGQFVLEQTFYLPVEGMQNQQTSPLRQLESLLNQNLV from the coding sequence ATGAATATCGTAGAAACCATTGATTTGGAAACTCTTGACCAAAACATCCCTGAAACAATTAAAGAACGTTCTATCCAAAAACTTGAAAATGGGTCGATTTTATTGTATCCCCATTTAAAATTCGGCCTTGAAGAGCAGGAAAAAGAATTTCTTACACCAGAAGTTCTGAAGCCGGGAACAAAAAACATCAGCTATCAAATCCAAACTGATTCTCTAAGCGGTTTGCAGCTTTCCGGAGAAGCTGGCGAACGACTGCGCCAGATGATCAAACGCTATGCTGAAACAAGCCGCAAGCTGATCCAAAAAGTTTTCCCCACTTATATCGATCATATTGAAATGGGAAGGACCAGCTACCGTCCTGTAGAAGCAGAAGGGAGACAGACAAGCAGCCGCAAAGACGACACGCTATTGCATGTGGACGCCTTTCCTTCCAGCCCAGTCAGAGGAAGCCGTATCTTACGCGTGTTCGCCAACATCAACCCATCCCAAATTCCCAGAGTTTGGAAAGTCGGCGAACCTTTCGAGGATGTGATCAGACAAATGGCTCCTCGGGTGAAAAAACCTTTTACTCCGATTTTTCCGTTGATGAAATGGGTGGGGATCACAAAATCCCTTCGATCCCCCTACGATCACTACATGCTAAACATCCATGATTCAATGAAAAAAGATCAATCGTATCAAAATACCTGCCCACAACAGGTCGTGCAACTGCCTGCGGGATCGACCTGGATGGTATACACAGACCAAGTTCCTCACGCAGTCCTCTCTGGACAATTTGTGCTTGAACAAACATTTTACCTTCCAGTTGAAGGCATGCAAAATCAACAGACATCGCCTCTTAGGCAGTTGGAAAGCCTTTTAAACCAAAACTTGGTATAA
- a CDS encoding alpha/beta fold hydrolase → MWSRQVKGSGSPMLCLHGWGQTHQNLETLAALLTCSASPILFDLPGFGRSPPPPAVWSADDYANHLASYMTENNIEKASFLGHSFGGKIALCFAEKYPEKIDRLILMAPSGLKPKLSLAKKLRRLGIRTSARFVKAYDRAFGKTIFNDVFTPRFGSSDYQNAGAMRPILVKSVNEDISSKIKSIQCPTLLLWGRKDMETPLEIGERMHRLIAGSKLCIFPHHDHYLCNDVGAHLMADYILDFLRESL, encoded by the coding sequence ATGTGGAGCAGGCAAGTCAAAGGATCTGGCAGCCCCATGCTTTGTCTGCACGGTTGGGGACAAACACATCAAAATCTCGAAACGCTTGCCGCTCTATTGACCTGCAGCGCATCTCCGATACTATTTGACCTGCCTGGATTTGGCCGGTCGCCGCCCCCTCCAGCCGTTTGGAGCGCAGATGATTACGCGAATCATCTAGCCTCATACATGACTGAAAACAACATTGAAAAAGCTTCTTTCCTTGGACACTCCTTCGGAGGCAAGATTGCTCTTTGCTTTGCTGAAAAGTATCCTGAAAAAATCGACCGCCTGATCCTTATGGCTCCTTCCGGATTGAAACCCAAACTTTCACTGGCAAAGAAATTGCGAAGGCTCGGGATCCGAACTAGTGCTCGCTTCGTGAAAGCTTATGACAGAGCCTTTGGGAAAACAATTTTCAACGATGTTTTTACTCCCCGCTTTGGATCGAGCGACTATCAAAACGCAGGAGCAATGCGTCCAATTCTTGTGAAATCGGTAAACGAGGACATCTCTTCTAAAATCAAAAGCATTCAATGTCCCACTCTACTACTATGGGGAAGGAAAGACATGGAAACCCCTTTGGAAATCGGCGAAAGGATGCATCGCCTAATTGCCGGCAGCAAGCTGTGTATTTTTCCCCATCACGATCACTACCTTTGCAATGATGTCGGCGCTCATCTGATGGCAGATTATATCCTCGACTTCTTGCGAGAGAGTCTATGA